In Cytophagia bacterium CHB2, a genomic segment contains:
- a CDS encoding Trm112 family protein yields MDQELINILCCPQSKVPVELLSADDLAKLNRAIAAGKIKQVDGAAVKKPLSEALITRDRKTIYRVDEGIPVMLIEQGIPAEQI; encoded by the coding sequence ATGGATCAAGAACTCATCAACATTCTTTGCTGCCCGCAATCCAAGGTGCCGGTCGAGTTGTTGTCTGCGGATGATCTCGCGAAATTGAACCGCGCCATTGCCGCCGGCAAAATCAAGCAAGTCGACGGCGCCGCCGTGAAAAAGCCGCTGAGTGAAGCGCTGATCACGCGCGATCGCAAAACCATCTATCGCGTCGATGAAGGCATCCCGGTGATGTTGATTGAGCAAGGCATTCCTGCGGAACAAATTTAA
- a CDS encoding flagellar assembly protein FliW — MEILHRHLGVVPYTADDVITFPLGLLGFLKFKKYLFLQPQEFLPFQWMVSIENPEVAFVLMNPSTCCADYNPNITRRDLNELSAENPQSLEMYSIVTMNLDARLATVNLSGPILVNKAMKIGKQLVLLDDRYSTKHRIIQS, encoded by the coding sequence ATGGAAATTCTACATCGCCATCTCGGCGTAGTCCCCTATACCGCCGATGATGTGATTACCTTTCCGCTAGGATTGCTGGGGTTTTTGAAGTTCAAGAAGTATTTGTTTTTGCAACCCCAAGAGTTCCTGCCGTTTCAGTGGATGGTGAGCATTGAGAATCCGGAGGTTGCCTTTGTGCTCATGAATCCTTCCACCTGCTGCGCGGATTACAACCCCAATATTACCCGCCGTGATTTGAACGAATTATCCGCCGAGAATCCGCAAAGTTTGGAGATGTACTCTATTGTAACGATGAATCTTGATGCCCGCTTGGCCACTGTAAATTTAAGTGGCCCGATTCTCGTCAACAAAGCAATGAAAATTGGCAAGCAGTTGGTGCTCCTTGACGACCGTTACTCGACCAAGCACCGCATTATTCAATCGTAG
- a CDS encoding glycosyltransferase family 9 protein — protein MKKLIEKITEYLFFAFARRKKEEVIDVRDYLSQIMTALILAPRRSEEVEAAGQYLFGLRDCFPETQFYLLIEKDIAKTVAPHDSMQVMAYEQTQINFGGLPKNEVIEMVRARHFDMVIDFNQDFSLFATAVCRASQAKLRVCLQHPKRDSFYNFQFRPASSNSLEMKYESLIRYLSVFKSLPEAPSRNFMPA, from the coding sequence ATGAAAAAATTGATTGAAAAGATAACAGAATATCTCTTTTTCGCTTTTGCCCGTCGTAAGAAAGAAGAAGTCATTGACGTGCGTGATTATCTCTCGCAAATCATGACGGCGTTAATCCTCGCCCCCCGCCGTTCCGAAGAAGTGGAGGCGGCCGGGCAATACCTCTTTGGCTTGCGAGATTGTTTCCCGGAAACGCAATTTTATTTGCTGATCGAAAAAGATATTGCCAAAACCGTGGCCCCGCACGACAGTATGCAGGTGATGGCATATGAGCAAACGCAAATCAATTTCGGCGGCCTGCCCAAAAACGAAGTGATTGAAATGGTGCGCGCCCGCCATTTCGACATGGTCATTGACTTCAACCAGGATTTCTCGCTTTTCGCGACGGCCGTGTGCCGCGCAAGCCAGGCCAAGCTGCGTGTTTGCCTGCAACATCCCAAGCGCGATTCGTTTTATAATTTTCAGTTCCGGCCCGCCAGCTCGAATAGCCTGGAAATGAAGTATGAAAGTTTAATTCGATACCTTTCTGTTTTTAAATCCCTGCCGGAAGCGCCTTCGCGGAATTTTATGCCGGCTTGA
- a CDS encoding GGDEF domain-containing protein — MIRRCAVVDVVLGVGCQETCVSEGRMWHVRRLKKNPGSFYMGRNRDAMAKIRKTSPLEKTPPVLPAIPALKGAAKPSAQEAERLFLEYYCLYRIATTLTEQMEVERTAHEVKKIVRDFFPAQQFCLALLEGKKPELAIHSHFGFTRQQADNARLALNTKNIFGVVMRRRRPVYVSNLKNETAAISYHPGRRHKQGAFLALPLMASSHHAIGVVSLYRNTPDSFSPREIEALKKIAAQTGHVIEKVLLYHETREQSITDELTGAFNRRYFNQRYEAEFMRASRYDRALSVIMLDIDHFKKFNDTNGHLLGDKVLKMVAHVLEESLRKADLLARYGGEEFVIVLPEINKEKGRKVAEKLRRAIERTTFPKGDTQPLGQITVSLGLASFPEDTEHGNTLLALADEALYQAKALGRNQVGIAGNGQASKARSNKAVAPAFATTP, encoded by the coding sequence TTGATCCGACGGTGTGCAGTGGTGGATGTCGTGCTGGGTGTAGGCTGCCAGGAAACGTGTGTGAGTGAAGGGAGAATGTGGCATGTTAGGAGACTCAAAAAAAATCCTGGCTCGTTTTACATGGGTCGGAATCGAGACGCTATGGCGAAAATCCGCAAAACCTCTCCCCTTGAAAAAACACCGCCCGTATTGCCGGCGATTCCTGCGCTAAAAGGCGCTGCCAAGCCCTCTGCTCAGGAGGCGGAACGGCTTTTCCTGGAGTATTATTGCCTTTACCGCATCGCCACCACTTTGACCGAACAGATGGAAGTCGAGCGCACCGCCCACGAAGTCAAAAAAATCGTGCGTGATTTTTTCCCGGCGCAACAGTTCTGCCTGGCTCTGCTCGAGGGCAAGAAACCGGAGCTTGCGATTCACAGCCATTTTGGTTTTACGCGGCAGCAAGCGGACAACGCCCGCTTGGCGCTGAATACCAAAAATATTTTTGGCGTAGTGATGCGGCGGCGGCGCCCGGTTTACGTGTCGAATCTCAAAAACGAAACGGCGGCGATCAGTTATCATCCCGGCCGCCGCCACAAACAAGGCGCGTTTCTGGCATTGCCGCTGATGGCGAGCAGCCACCACGCGATTGGCGTGGTGAGCCTCTACCGCAACACGCCGGACAGCTTCAGCCCGCGCGAAATCGAAGCCTTGAAGAAAATCGCGGCGCAAACCGGGCACGTGATTGAAAAGGTTCTGTTGTACCATGAAACGCGCGAGCAGTCGATTACCGATGAACTGACCGGCGCATTCAATCGGCGTTATTTCAATCAACGCTACGAAGCCGAGTTCATGCGCGCCTCGCGGTATGATCGTGCGTTGTCGGTGATTATGCTCGATATCGATCATTTCAAAAAATTCAACGATACCAACGGCCATTTGTTGGGCGACAAGGTGCTCAAAATGGTGGCGCATGTGCTGGAAGAAAGCCTGCGCAAAGCGGATCTTCTCGCGCGCTACGGCGGTGAAGAGTTTGTCATCGTGTTGCCCGAAATCAACAAAGAAAAGGGCCGCAAAGTGGCGGAAAAATTGCGCCGTGCCATCGAGCGCACCACGTTTCCCAAAGGCGATACCCAGCCGCTCGGCCAAATTACTGTCTCGTTGGGCCTGGCTTCTTTTCCAGAAGACACCGAACACGGCAATACCCTTTTAGCGCTTGCCGACGAAGCGCTGTATCAGGCCAAAGCGCTCGGCCGCAACCAGGTCGGAATCGCCGGCAATGGCCAAGCCAGCAAGGCCCGGTCGAACAAAGCTGTGGCGCCCGCGTTTGCAACAACGCCGTGA
- a CDS encoding MerC domain-containing protein, whose protein sequence is MSAKTISHYLDSLGTLASTACAVHCLLTPLVLGMLPLLGIGFLAADWFENAAVIGAIALGVISMIHGYLHHRRFRVVGLLMGGIILLLAGRWLVGDAHQLAETGLVVAGGLAVARAHWVNRRLCQTCTTCHGVH, encoded by the coding sequence ATGTCTGCGAAAACCATCTCACACTATCTCGACTCGCTCGGCACACTGGCCTCAACGGCCTGCGCCGTGCATTGTTTGTTGACGCCGCTCGTTCTTGGCATGTTGCCGTTGTTGGGAATCGGCTTTCTGGCAGCGGATTGGTTTGAAAATGCCGCCGTCATCGGCGCGATTGCGCTGGGTGTCATCTCGATGATTCACGGCTATTTGCACCACCGGCGATTTCGCGTCGTGGGATTGTTGATGGGCGGCATTATTCTGCTGCTCGCCGGACGCTGGCTCGTCGGCGATGCGCATCAGCTTGCGGAAACCGGCTTGGTCGTGGCCGGCGGTTTGGCGGTGGCGCGCGCGCATTGGGTTAATCGGCGCTTGTGCCAAACTTGTACGACGTGTCACGGGGTGCATTAA
- a CDS encoding prolipoprotein diacylglyceryl transferase: MQDWSPFLVEFKLGPLQGISWYGLMYILGFVAGYFLLDRLRRHEFLPLRNSEELQELLTYCILGVLIGGRLGHVLFYSPGHYLLHPAEIFAIWRGGMASHGGVAGVLLALVLFSRKYKIPLLALCDSAALATTPGLFFGRWGNFINGEMPGKVTDVPWAVIFARNAEAGMLPRHPVQIYQALTEGLILFVILWMLLPRQRFKRGFHTAVFLCGYALLRIVTEFFRAPSAELASSFSETITQGQILSIAMFFSGLLVLWYTQKKLPDNTIPAWKNL, encoded by the coding sequence GTGCAGGACTGGAGCCCCTTTCTTGTGGAATTCAAGCTGGGGCCTTTGCAGGGAATCTCCTGGTACGGTTTGATGTACATTCTGGGGTTTGTCGCCGGTTATTTTTTGCTCGACCGGTTGCGGCGCCACGAATTTTTGCCATTGCGCAACAGCGAGGAATTGCAGGAATTGTTGACGTATTGCATTCTCGGCGTGCTCATCGGCGGGCGCTTGGGGCATGTGTTGTTTTACAGCCCGGGGCATTATCTCCTGCATCCCGCGGAAATATTCGCGATTTGGCGCGGCGGCATGGCGAGTCATGGCGGCGTGGCGGGCGTATTGCTTGCGCTGGTTTTGTTCAGCCGCAAATACAAGATTCCGTTGCTGGCGTTGTGTGACAGCGCGGCCCTGGCAACCACTCCCGGCTTGTTCTTCGGGCGTTGGGGAAATTTTATCAACGGCGAAATGCCCGGCAAAGTCACGGATGTGCCCTGGGCCGTAATTTTTGCGCGCAATGCCGAGGCCGGCATGCTGCCGCGGCATCCCGTGCAGATTTATCAAGCCTTGACAGAAGGCCTGATTTTGTTCGTGATTTTGTGGATGCTGCTGCCGCGGCAGCGCTTCAAGCGCGGATTTCACACCGCGGTGTTTCTCTGCGGTTATGCGTTGTTGCGTATTGTCACCGAGTTTTTTCGCGCGCCCTCGGCTGAGCTGGCGTCAAGTTTTAGCGAGACGATAACGCAAGGACAAATTCTTTCAATCGCCATGTTCTTCAGCGGGCTGTTGGTGCTTTGGTATACGCAAAAGAAACTGCCGGATAATACCATTCCGGCCTGGAAAAATCTTTAG
- the csrA gene encoding carbon storage regulator CsrA has protein sequence MLVLTRRLGETIVIGDDIVIKIVDIHGKQIRVGIEAPAEISVYRGEIYERIMLENKAAVEAALGDVKAMSDGLKELISNQTVVGHSNDSKTSVGSK, from the coding sequence ATGCTGGTCTTGACAAGGAGGTTAGGTGAGACAATCGTCATTGGTGATGATATTGTAATCAAGATCGTGGATATTCATGGAAAGCAAATCCGTGTAGGTATCGAAGCGCCCGCTGAAATTAGCGTGTATCGAGGCGAAATCTACGAACGGATCATGTTGGAGAACAAAGCGGCGGTGGAGGCCGCGTTGGGGGATGTCAAGGCCATGAGTGACGGTCTGAAAGAACTGATATCGAACCAAACTGTTGTTGGTCATTCGAATGACTCCAAAACCTCGGTTGGAAGCAAGTGA